CATCTAAGTTTTCATCTACTATTTTTTTAATTCTAGTATCAACATTACCTCTTATAGGAACTATATTTAAGTCAGGTCTATACTTTAATAGTTGATATTTTCTTCTTTTACTTCCTGTTGCAACTTTTGCCCCATTAGGTAAATCATTTATACTAGAATACCCCTTCTTTAGTACAAGTACATCTCTTGCATCTTCTCTTTTAGGGATACTTGCAAATTTTAATCCTTCAGGTAAAGTTGATGGCATGTCCTTCATACTATGAACAGCCATATCTATCTGACCATCAATTAGTTGTTGTTCTATCTCTTTTACAAATAACCCTTTATCCCCTATTTTATCTAAACTAACATTTTGTATTAAGTCACCTTTAGTTTTTATAATCTTAGTTTCAAATTCAACTTCAGGATGTTTTTCTTTAAGTTTGTTTATAACCCAATTAGTTTGAGTTACTGCTAACTTACTCCCTCTAGTTCCAACTATTATTTTCATAACTTCATCTCCTTTAGAGGTTACTATTAACTATCCTACTTTAACCTCTTTTTTAACTTCTTTATTTACTAGTATAGTTGAAAAGTAAGATATTTTCTCTTCTAAATTTATCTATCTTAAGTTAGTATATACTTTCTATCTCCCTTGAGGTGATTTACTTACTAATATAAAATTCTCTATAATGTCATTCTTTTCTAAATTACCTATTATTTCTTATATATATCTATCTAAACTTTATAACGTTTCTACCACTTTTATTATTAATAATTATCACCAGCTACTGCATCTATTCCATAAAATTTTCACATCTAAAATTTCATTTTGATTAATTAACATATATCTTCTAGTTATTTTAAATTTACTATACAACTTTGTGCATGTCTCATAAATTTATTTTGGATATAAGGATTCTCACCTAATCCTTGTAAGTGTATTTTTACCTCAAATCCATGACTTTTAAATATACTCTTCCAAGAATATTCTCCATCTCCTGCCATGTCATTTATTACATGATTCCCTGCTACTAGCATAAATGGCATTAAATTTACTGTTTTTATGTTATTTACTTGTAACCTTCTTATAAGAAATTCTATTTCTGGATAGCCTTCGAATGTTCCTACATATGCATTTATACCAGAATCCCTTAACACATATTCTAAAGTTGTATATGCCGAGTGCGACTCATGAAATGTTCCATGCCCCATAAATACAACAACCTCTTGAGACTCCATTTTTGGTATTTGATTTTCTATAGCTTCTACTATTTCCTTGTAGTCTTCTATATATGTCAATAATGGCCTACCTAGTATTATCTTTTCAAACCTATCTTTATAACTCTCAACTTGTTCTTTTAGCTTGTTGAATTCTTTTCCACATATTATATGAAGTGTTTGAACTATAACTTCTTGATATCCTTCTTTATATAATCTATCTAATGCTTCTACTGGATTTTCTATGTGTAAACCATCTCTATTTTTTAATTTTCTTATTATCATATTAGAAGTAAAGGCTCTAAAAAAGTCATATTCTTTTAATCCTTCTTTTATTTTATTTTCACAAGCTTCTATAGTTTTTTCTCGAGTTTCTTTATAACTTGTCCCAAAACTCACTACTAAAACTGCTTTTTTCATGCTAGATCCACCTTGCCTAAATTTATAATAATTTTTCTAATTCATATTTAGATTATGATGCTCTTACAAATTCAACTGAAACACCTACAATAGCATCTAAACTTAATTCTTTTTAATCCATCACTTCCATTATTTTGTATAAATATGTTGGCACATTAACAAATGAAAATAATTTTCTTCCACTAAACATCTAATTTTTTGTTTATCAAACTTAAATCCATGCTTGTTCCGCCCTAATTCCACCATCGATTATATTTGATGTGTACATTTTTTTGTAAACTGAATCAAGACCTACATTTCTTAATAACTCTATTAACCTAGTGTCATCCATAGATTTGTCTATTAATATACCTACAACCGTTCCGCTATGAGCAACGTTAACTCCATAAGCACCATAATTTTTAGATATCTCTATTATTTTCTCTAAGCCTTCCTTTTTATGTATACTTTCATTAGCTAAACTGCTAAAAATACTCGCTTTTCCAATTTTATGCATATCATTGCTCTTTATTCCTTCTTCTAAAAGGCTAAAAGATATTTTTATAATTTCTTTATTTTGAGCCTTTATTTTTTTATAATTTGGAGCTTTTCTAATCCTCATGGTATTTAAAGTTCTATTGGGCTCTAATATCACTACTCTTAAATCCTTAACATGACCTAAATGCCTTATTACTTCACCATTTAAAGGATTAAAAATACTATTTTTTTCTATATATATAGAGTCTGTTGGCTCTATAGTAGACGCTAGCTTTGATATTTCTTCACTACTTAATTCTTTTTTTATTAATCGTAATGTTGCTCCTATTGTTGCTCCTATATCAGCAGTAGAACTTGCCATACCTTTACCAACAGGTATTTTACTTCTTATTTTTAAAGATATATTCTTACTCTCTTCAACAGGTATGTTAAACTTTTTAAATACTGCTTCTATAGCTTTTCTAGACTTTAACGGTCCAAGATTTATATTATTCAACTTTTCCTCAACCTCAGCAGTAGAGTATAAATCCACTGCATATGAGCAGAGATATTCTGCTCTATCCATTACACCTTGAACAAATTCGCCGCAAGATGCTGGACAAATTCCATAATATTTCATATTAATCACCCAATAGTTTTTTCATATGTCTTATAAGAAGTTCATTTTCTTTATGAGACTTTATCGCTATCCTTATATATCTATCATCTAATCCGATAAAATTCGAAGCATCTCTTATAAGAATATTTCCTTCTCTTAACAATTCAACTTTTATTTCCTTTGCCCTTTTGTCATTAAGTCTAATTAATATAAAATTTGTATCTGTATCATATACGTGTATGCTATTTATAGATTTTAGCTCTGATAACATAAAGTTACGTTCATCTATATAATACTCTTTACTATCCTCTATATATTTCTGATCTTTAAATATATAGTTAGATAAAGTATCTGCAAAAGAATTTATTGTCCAAGGTTCTTTATAGTTATATATTTTTTCTATTATGTCATTATTGCTTGTTAGGCCATATCCAAGTCTTATTCCTGGAAGGCCAAAAAATTTTGTAACAGCTTTAAGTATAAATAAATTTGGATACTTCTCTACATATTTAACTAAGCTATATTTCTCTTCTTCTTCAACAAATTCCATAAAAGTTTCATCTACTATTAATAACTTATTATTATCTACTATAATATCTAAAAGTTTTTCTAAGTTTTTAACCTTCCCATTTGGGTTATTAGGATTGCATACGAATAAACTATCAAATTTATTAATATTTTCTTTTATATTATTTAAATCTATTTCAAACTCATTACTTTCATCTAAATTTAAATTTATTACATCTAAATTGTTAAGTCTTGCACTTCTTTCATATTCAGAAAATGTAGGATTTAATATAGCAATCCTTTTATCTATACTTTTCATAAGCAAGTAAATTATTTCAGTTGCTCCATTTCCAGGTATTATAAATTCTGGTCTTACATCTATATACTGAGATATATTATTTCTTAGATTTGTATATTTAATATCTGGATAGCTTCTACTTTCTTGTAATCCTTCTAATATATATTCCTCTAGTCCTTGAATTACGTTTGGGTTTATATTAGAACTAAAATCAATTATATCTTTAGGGTTTTTGTTATACATTCTTGCCATTGGTTCTACATTAGCACCATGTCCTAAGTCTTTCATATATGCCCCCTTAGTATAAAAATTTGAAAATTATAGTAAATACAACTATCGATGTTATTGATGTTGCATACATTATTTTATTTGTTTTTACTATGTCATCAACTTCTATCTCTCTATGCTTATCTCCTATAGTTGGTTTGTATACTGCTTTTCCAAAGTATATATTTATTCCACCTAATTGAATTCCTAATGCTCCAGCAACTGCTCCTTCTGGATAAGCACAGTTTGGACTCTTATGATTTTTTCTATCTCTTATAGATATTTTTAATGCATCTTTATAGTTATATTTCAATATAAAGCTTCCTATTGCCATTAATATAGATGATATTCTAGCTGGTATAAAGTTTGCTATATCATCAATTTTAGCTGATGCAAATCCCAGGTCCTTATATTTATCATTTTTATATCCTACTGTAGAATCTAAAGTATTTATTGCTTTATATGCCATCGCTAATGGTGCTCCGCCTATGAAAGCATAAAACATAGGTGCTATAATTCCATCTACAGTATTTTCTGCTACTGTTTCTACAGTTGCCCTTATTATCTCGCCTTCATCTAAATGTGTTGTATCTCTTCCAACTATATAAGATACTTGAACTCTTGCTTTTTCTATATCTTTAGTTTTTAATAATTCATATATTTTTACTGCTTCATCTTTTAAGCATTTAGTAGCTAGTGTTGTATAAATCAAGAATGAGTTTGCTATTAAAAAACCGCCTGGAATCAAGCTACTTAATTTAACTATTAAATATGTAACAAGATAAGTTACTCCAACTGTAATAAACCATAGAATAAATCCACCTATTTTTAATGCTTTATCATTCTTTGCTACTTTTCTTATTTGATCTTCAGTTATTTTTATTAATTTTCCAATAAATCTAACAGGGTGAGGAAAAGAATATGGATCTCCTATAATCAGGTCGATTATATAACCTATATAAATAGATAGTATATTCATATTAATTCTCTTCCTTTACTAATAATTTCTCTTTATTTAAGTCATTTTTGTGCTTACCCAAAAACTTCTCTATGCAATTTAAGTTGTTATAGAAATGAGTATGTAAATATGTAGCTAGTGTATTTCCTTTGCTATATCCACCTTCCCACTCATCAACAATTTTTTTATCTCTTTCCTTCTTCATTATATAAGCACATTCTTCTTCACTCTCAAATACAGAATGGTGGAATTCATGTCCTTTTATTACTTCTCCTACATTTGATAAGATTGTATCTTCTTTGGCAATTCCGTAGCAATATCCAAACCTTCTTAAAGATTTTGTCATTTTACTAATTCCTTTTAAAATTCCAACCATATCGTATTCGTTTTCATTTTGGTCTACAAGTTTTTCACCTAAATACATTAGCCCACCACATTCAGCATATATTGGAATGTTTTTTTCATGAGCGTTTCTTATAGATTCCCTCATAGATTTGTTTAGCTCTATTTCTTTTGCAAATATCTCAGGGAATCCTCCACCAATATATATATAATCAGATATAGGTACTTCTTTATCATTTAATGGACTAAAATATTTTATATTTAATCCTAAATCTTCAAGAAGCTCTATGTTTTCTCTATAATAGAAGTTAAAACCTTTATCATAAGCTATAGCTATAGTCTTATTTTCTAATTTATTTTTTTCTATAAAGTCTCTTATATCAAATTCACTTTCAACTTCTTCAGTTTCTGAAATTTCTATTATCCTATCTATATCTATGTACTTTTCTATTTCATCTGCTAAGTTACTGAATTTCGTCTTTAAAGATTCTATTTCAACACTTGGTACTAATCCTAAGTGTCTTGACTCTAATGAAAATTCATTATTTGGTGGGAAGTATCCTAAAACTTCTATATTACAATATGTTTCTATAGCTTTTTTTATTATTTCATAGTGTGATTTAGTTTTTACGTTATTAACTATTACACCTTTTATATCAACATTCTTATCAAGCTCTTTGTATCCAAGTACCATAGCTGCGCTAGATGCTGCCATAGCTTTTCCATTTATAACAAGTATAACTGGAGCCTTTAAAAGTTTTGATGTATAAGAACTTGTGCAATTATCTAAATCGATTCCAATACCATCATATAGACCCATAACACCTTCAACTACTGATATATCTGCATCTTTAGATGCATCATTAAATACATACTTTATCTTTTCATCATCTAACATATATGAATCTAAGTTTCTAGAATGTCTTCCTGTTATAAAAGTGTGATATGAAGGATCTATATAGTCTGGTCCAACCTTATATGGCTGAACTTTCATATTTCTTTTAGTAAGAGCTTGCATTATTCCTAGTGAGATAGTGGTTTTACCTACACCACTATTCGTCCCTGCTATTAAAATCTTTTTCATAAGCTTCACCTAACTATAAAATTTTATTTTCATGTTCTGTCATTATTTCATAAATCTTTTGTATATCTAAGTTCTCTCTTAATAAATCTGCCAATTTGTCATATTCATTTTGCTTAAATTCATCAAAAGAAGTTACATTACTTTGTAATTTTTCTAATCCTTTTTCTTCTCTTATACTATTTAAAAGTTCTCTAGTAAAATCTATTTCATCAAATATTCCATGAATATATGTACCTACTACATTTCCATTTTTATTTATACTACCTTCTAGATAGCTAACTTCTTCTCCTAGCTTTTTATCAATTAAGTTTAAATAAGATACTTCACTTCCAGGCTTACTTATTCCCATATGTATTTCATAACCTTTTACTCTTTTACCAGATAAGTTTTTCATGTATCCTGAAAGATTTGGGTGTATTATTGCTTCTACTTGAGTAGTTGTCTTTTCTTTTTCAAATATAGTTTCTGTATCTAAAAGGCCTATACCATCTATCTCTTCAACTTCTCCTTCTACATGATAAGGATCTTTTATTTTCTTTCCTAGCATTTGGTAACCCCCACAAATACCAAATATTAATTTGCCTCTTTTTTGTAGCTCCTTTATTTGTTCCTCTAATCCATTTTCTCTTATATACTTTAGGTCATCTATTGTACTTTTACTTCCCGGAATGATAACTATATCTGGATTACTTAAAGCTTCTCCATACCCTACATATCTGACGCTTACATCATTTTGTGTTTCAAATATATTGAAATCTGTAAAGTTAGACATATGAGGAGTTCTTATTATCTCTATGTGTATGTCTCTTTTTCCTTGTACTGCCTTGAATCTAGTTGTAACACTATCTTCATCTTCTATTTTTATATCGCTATAGGGTATAACTCCAAGGACAGGAACATTTATTATTTCCTCTAGCATTTTTATACCTTCTTCTAAAAGTTCCTTTCTGCCTCTAAATTTATTTATTATTACACCTTTAACTCTTCTTCTTTCTTCTTCACTTAGTAGCATCATAGTTCCTGCAAGTGATGCAAATACACCACCTCTATCTATATCTCCTACTATTATTACTGGTGCATCTGCAATCTCTGCCATACCCATATTAGCTATATCATGCTCTCTTAGATTTATCTCGGCTGTACTTCCCGCACCTTCCATTACAACGATGTCATAGTTATTGCTAAATTCACTGAATATAGTCTTTAATTCTTTAGCTAGTTGAGGTTTATATGTATGATACTTGGAAGATGCCATATCTTCTCTTACTTTACCTCTAACTATAACTTGGCATCTATGGTTTCCAGATGGCTTTAAAAGTATAGGATTCATATCTGCAACTGGATCTATACCACAAGCTTCGGCTTGGAATACTTGCGCTCTTCCCATTTCAAGACCTTCCTTAGTTATAAAAGAATTTAATGCCATATTTTGAGATTTAAATGGAGCAACACTATATCCATCTTGTTTAAATACTCTACACAAACCTGCTGTTAATATACTTTTACCAACATTTGACGCAGTTCCTTGTAGCATAATCTTTTTGCCCATGATTCAGTTCTCCTTCATAAAAATTCAGAATATTAGAAAAAGTCCTAACTCTTGTAAGTTAGGACTTTTATTTTATACATTATATATTATAAAAATCTTCACCCCGAGATTTATTTAGTAAAATTAAATTAGGCAGGTATCCTGGCTCGACTTCATCCTACTCCTATACCTTCCCATCATATCGACAGTGGTAATTTTAGTTTCGTCCATCTTACAGTAGCGGGGGCTGCAAAGGATTTTCACCTTTTTCCCTATTAATCTTGAAAGAACCCAATTCAATCTAATATTCTATTTTAGTAACTATATAAAACTAGTATTATTCATAGTAGTTATAACTGTAAACCCATCTTGTATTTCTAAAATTGTAACTGATCCATTATCAATTTTAAAATTCCAGTGGTATTTATAACTATTTGATATTAAATAAGTTATTATATTTCTTATTGTTCCTCCATGAGAACAAATAAGAATTGTTTGATTATCGCAATCAGATATAATATTATCTAATTCTGTACAAACTCTATTATATGAATCTATTAAACTCTCTCCATTAGGATATTTGTACTCATATCCTTTTTTTATCATATCTTGAAATTCTTCAGGATATCTATTTTCTATCTCTTTAAAAGTTAATCCTTCAAAATCTCCAAAACTTATTTCTTTTAAACTTTCTTTTTCTATAATTTCTATAGATTTTAATTCAGATAATTTTTTTACAGTATCTTTAGTTCTAGAAGATGTTGTAGTGTAAATTTTATCTATATCGAAATCCTTTAAGTAATTTGTAATCTTATCTATTTGCTCTTTTCCTTCTTCACTTACAGAGCTATCTATATGTCCAGATAATCTACTTTCTTGATTATCTACTGTTAGAGCATGTCTAACTAATATTAATTTTACCATATTTCACCTCATTGAGGGCTATATTAATAATAAATATATACAAAATAAATATATAAGCTCTCCAAGTTCTATTGTACAACCTAATATATCACCCGTTACTCCATCAATTTTTTTGTATATATGTTTTTTAAATAAATTATTAAATATGAATAATATAATAATAGTACTTATTAACATTATTACTTTAAACGTTGAAGCTAAGAATATTAATTTTGATATTCCTATTATTAATATTATTGTATATAGTATAGCAATAGTAAACATCGATGTACTTGCTTTTCCTATAAATAAATTTCCCATTCCATTTTCTCTAGGAGTTACTGTTTTATACATCATAACAATTACTCCAAGTCTTGCCACTACAGGCATAAATATTACAGTCCAAAGTAGATTATTATTTATTATGCTATATATAAATCCTATTTTTAATAATATTAAAAACATAATGGCCAAAACAGAATTTGTACCTAATCTAGAGTCTTTCATAATTTCTAGCATTCTTTCTTTGTCTCTATAACTATATATAGCATCAAAAGTATCTCCTAATCCATCTATATGTAGTCCACCGGTTAATATGACTAATGTTAATGTTACTATTATTGATGTTATGAATGAATCAAAAAATATGCCAGATACTAAACCTATAATATATATTAATACACCTAGTACCAGTCCCACTAACGGAAAATATGTTATGGTTTTATGAAATTCTTCATCAAATCCAGTATCTATATTTATTGGTATCCTAGTCATAAATTGAAGTATAGAAATAAATCTTTTCATAAGCTACCCCTTTATCTTCATAGGAATTCCACTTACCACAAAATATACCTCATCACTATGAGTTGCTATTTGTTGATTTATTCTTCCTATAATATCTGTATATATTCTAGTTAATTTATTTATAGAAACTCCACCTAATCCTAATTCATTTGTAACTATCACAAAGTATAAATTAGTCTTTTTTATTTCTATAAGTAATTTTTCAACTTGTTCTTTTATATATTTTTCTAATTCATTTATTTCATCTTGTGTCGAATTATCTATATCTATTTCGTATGTAAACATTAAATTATTAACCAATAAAGTAACACAATCCAGTATTACAGTTTTATGTTCTTTAGAAATATCATTTATTATAGTGTATATATCTTTGTATATTTCATAAGTCTTCCAATTTTGTGGTCTGCTTTCTTTATGCTTTTTAACTCTCTCTTTCATTTCATCATCAAATGGAATTGATGTTGCTATATAAGCAGTATTATTATTTTGTTCTTTACATAGCTTCTCTGCAAAATTACTTTTCCCAGATCTTGCTCCACCTGTTACTAATATAACTTGGCTCATTTTTTTCTCCTAACTAAAATACTATCTACCCATATCTACTTCATCAAATGTAGCCATATTTTCATATGTGTAATTTGATGCCTCTATTATATTAAATGCAAGAGCCGCTCCACTACCTTCTCCTAACCTCATTCCCATATTTAGAACTGGTTCTAAGTTTAATATATTTAAAGCTCTCTGTGTTCCTGTTTCTGCCGATGAATGTGATGCTATCATGTATTCTCTAGTTTTTGGATTGATTTTATATGCAAGTAATGCAGCTGCATAAGATATAAATCCATCTAAAACCACAGGTATTCTATTAGCACTACATCCTAGTATAACTCCAGCCATACCACCGATTTCAAATCCACCTACTTTAGATAATATATCTATTGCATCTTCTGGATTTGGTTTATTTAATTCTATAGATTTTCTTATTGTATCTGCCTTAAATTTAACTCTTTCTTTTTTTAATCCGGCCCCAATACCAGTTACATCCTCTGGGTCACAATTATCTATTACAGATATTATCGCACTACTTGGTGTAGTATTGCATATACCCATTTCTCCAATACCTATTAAGTTATATCCTTTTTTTATAGAATCTTCAGCCATTTCAATACCTATTTCTAAAGATCTAATAGCCTCTTCTATAGTCATAGCTGGACCCTTAGCCATATTGGATGTTCCTTTTCTTATTTTATAATTAAGTACACCTTCTAATTCATGGTCACAGTTTACACCAATATCTACAGCTATCACATCAGCGCCTACAAACTTACTTATTACGCCCACTCCACATATCCCTTTTGTAAAGTTTGGTAATTGCATATATGTTATATTTTGAGGGTCTGGTGCTACACCCTCTTCATAAACTCCATGATCTGCTCCAAAAGCTATAACTACCTTTTTAGAAGTATCAAAGTGTTTATTTTTATGTATTCCTGCTAATTGCATACAAATATCTTCCATCTTACCTAAGCTACCTTGAGGCTTTATTAATCTATCTAGCCTTTTTTTAGCTTGTTCAATAGAAGTCTTATCTAAAGAATCTATATTATTTACTGTGCTTTCTAATATACTCATTTTAATCCCACCTTAACATCTTAATTAAAGTGACTATCTAAAATAAACTTCTTGATATAACTTATATCATAATATAGCTATAACTCTATTTTTAGACAGCCACTTAAATTTTAATTATATATTATGAGCAACTTTCAAAGCTTCATAACTTGCGTTTATTGTATATTCTATATCTTCATCTGTATGTGCATTTGATAAGAACATAGCTTCAAATTGAGTTGGAGCTAATAATACTCCTCTTTTTATTAGTTCTTCAAAATATTTATTAAACTTAGGAACATCACAATTTTTAACATCATCATAATTATTTATAGGCCCTTTTGCAAAGAATAAACAAACTAGTGAACCTGCTCTATTTACTGTATAATCTAGTCCTAGCTTTTCTATATTAGATTTTAATCCTTCTTCTAATTTTATAGCTTTTCTTTCTAATTCTTCATATATACTTGGATTGTCTCTTAATATTTCTAAATTCTTTTTCCCCATATACATTGCTAGAGGATTTCCTGATAGTGTACCTGCTTGATAAACTGGCCCTACTGGAGATACCATGCTCATTATTTCTTTAGTTCCTCCATAAGCTCCAACCGGAAGACCTGCTCCTATTATTTTCCCAAAGCAAGCCATATCTGGTTTTATTCCGAAATATCCCACCGAACTATTATAATTTAATCTAAATCCAGTTATTACTTCATCAAATATTAAAACAGTTCCATATTCCTTAGTTATATCTCTTAATAGTTGTAAGAATTCTTTCGTTCCTGGGACAACTCCCATGTTTCCTGCTACTGTTTCTACTATTACAGCTGCAATCTCATGACCTTGCTCTTTGAATATATTTTTTACTTCATCTAAGTCGTTATATCTACATACTAAAGTGTCCTTTACAACATCCGATGGTACACCAGGACTTGTCGGAACTCCATATGTTATTGTTCCTGAACCAGATTTAACTAATAGTGCATCTGAATGTCCATGGTAACATCCTTCAAACTTTAATATTTTATTTCTATTTGTATATGCCCTAGCTACTCTTAATGCACTCATAGTAGCTTCTGTTCCTGAATTTACCATACGAACTTGATCTATTGCAGGATAAGCTTCCACAACTAATTTAGCCATTTCAACTTCTATTGCAGTTGGTACTCCATAACTTGTTCCCCTATATACAACTTCTTCTATTCCTTCTACTATTTCCTTCGGACTATGACCTAACATAAGCGGTCCCCAAGAACAAATATAGTCTATGTACTCATTACCATCTACATCATATATTCTACTTCCATGAGCTCTTTCTATAAATATTGGATCTAATCCAACTGATTTAAAAGCTCTTACTGGACTATTAACCCCTCCTGGTATATATTTAGTTGCTTCTTCATATATCTTTAGTGATTTTTCATTTTTCATCTATATGTCCTCCTAAATTTTAAAGTTCAAACAATTCTTCGACTAACTTTATATACTCTTCTCTTTTACCTTTATCCTTTGTTTGCTTTAAATTTATTATTGGTTCTCTTATTAATCTTTTTAATGCAGATGTTAGCATCTTATCGATAATTTTTTTATCTCTATTGTTAAGATTAGTTTTTCTATATATATATTCTAATGTATCTTCTCTAATCTCTAAACATTTATCATTTAATGATTCAATTGTAGGGTCGATTTTGATTGAGTCTAGCCATTCTGTAAACTCTATAATTTTTTCAGATATCATCTCATATCCTGTTTGCGCTAACTCTTTTCTCTTTTTATCATTCTTATCATGAATGTCTTTTAAGTTATCTATGTCATATACTTCTATATTATTTAATTCATTTATCTTAGGATCTATATCTCTTGGAAGTGCAATATCCATCATAAATATTTTTCTTTGAATTTCAGGCATTTCATCATATTTTATGACCATATGTGGAGATGCAGTAGCACTGATTACTATATCAACATCATTCATTACTTTATATCTGTCTTCATATTTTATAGGAACTATATTCTTAAATTCACTTTTTAATTCTATTACTTTTCCATGACTTCTATTTGATAGATATATTGTGTCTAGCTTTTCTTCTTCTAAGTACTTCATTGTAAGCCTGTTCATCTTACCGATACCTATAACTAAAGCTTTTTTACCTTCTAAATTACCAACCTTATTTTGTAAAAATTTTATACCTATATAGCTTATAGATAAAGGTTGATGTGATATTTTTGTAGTATTTTTTATATCCTTAGCTATATTTACTGCTTCTCTAAATAATTTATTAAATATCTTTTTGCTAGAACCAAGTTGCATAGAGAAATCATGTGCATCTTTTACTTGTCCAAGTATCTGATCTTCACCTAAAACTATAGAGTCTAGACCTGATGCTACTTTAAATAGATGTTCTATTGCTGAAGTATGTTTTTTAGAAAATAAATATTCTTTTATACCTTTTGCATTAAAAAACTCTTCATAAAAATCTTCTACCAATTTAATTTTTTCATCTATGTTCTTTGCCTGGATATAAATTTCACTTCTATTACAAGTAGAAAGTATTACTACCTCTCCTATATCTCTATCTAGAAAGTAGT
The Romboutsia ilealis genome window above contains:
- a CDS encoding pyridoxal phosphate-dependent aminotransferase, with product MKDLGHGANVEPMARMYNKNPKDIIDFSSNINPNVIQGLEEYILEGLQESRSYPDIKYTNLRNNISQYIDVRPEFIIPGNGATEIIYLLMKSIDKRIAILNPTFSEYERSARLNNLDVINLNLDESNEFEIDLNNIKENINKFDSLFVCNPNNPNGKVKNLEKLLDIIVDNNKLLIVDETFMEFVEEEEKYSLVKYVEKYPNLFILKAVTKFFGLPGIRLGYGLTSNNDIIEKIYNYKEPWTINSFADTLSNYIFKDQKYIEDSKEYYIDERNFMLSELKSINSIHVYDTDTNFILIRLNDKRAKEIKVELLREGNILIRDASNFIGLDDRYIRIAIKSHKENELLIRHMKKLLGD
- a CDS encoding cobyrinate a,c-diamide synthase, which encodes MKKILIAGTNSGVGKTTISLGIMQALTKRNMKVQPYKVGPDYIDPSYHTFITGRHSRNLDSYMLDDEKIKYVFNDASKDADISVVEGVMGLYDGIGIDLDNCTSSYTSKLLKAPVILVINGKAMAASSAAMVLGYKELDKNVDIKGVIVNNVKTKSHYEIIKKAIETYCNIEVLGYFPPNNEFSLESRHLGLVPSVEIESLKTKFSNLADEIEKYIDIDRIIEISETEEVESEFDIRDFIEKNKLENKTIAIAYDKGFNFYYRENIELLEDLGLNIKYFSPLNDKEVPISDYIYIGGGFPEIFAKEIELNKSMRESIRNAHEKNIPIYAECGGLMYLGEKLVDQNENEYDMVGILKGISKMTKSLRRFGYCYGIAKEDTILSNVGEVIKGHEFHHSVFESEEECAYIMKKERDKKIVDEWEGGYSKGNTLATYLHTHFYNNLNCIEKFLGKHKNDLNKEKLLVKEEN
- the hemC gene encoding hydroxymethylbilane synthase yields the protein MKIIVGTRGSKLAVTQTNWVINKLKEKHPEVEFETKIIKTKGDLIQNVSLDKIGDKGLFVKEIEQQLIDGQIDMAVHSMKDMPSTLPEGLKFASIPKREDARDVLVLKKGYSSINDLPNGAKVATGSKRRKYQLLKYRPDLNIVPIRGNVDTRIKKIVDENLDGIVLAASGLLRAGLEDKISYYIPKDIMIPAPAQGALAIEIRENSKDIEEIINSLQDMETEIQVAAERGFLDGINGSCHIPIGAYCDVDGENVSLTGLYGDEEGNNLIIKTISGKASEAREIGLQLAKLISKEYEDYEG
- a CDS encoding sirohydrochlorin cobaltochelatase, coding for MKKAVLVVSFGTSYKETREKTIEACENKIKEGLKEYDFFRAFTSNMIIRKLKNRDGLHIENPVEALDRLYKEGYQEVIVQTLHIICGKEFNKLKEQVESYKDRFEKIILGRPLLTYIEDYKEIVEAIENQIPKMESQEVVVFMGHGTFHESHSAYTTLEYVLRDSGINAYVGTFEGYPEIEFLIRRLQVNNIKTVNLMPFMLVAGNHVINDMAGDGEYSWKSIFKSHGFEVKIHLQGLGENPYIQNKFMRHAQSCIVNLK
- a CDS encoding GHMP family kinase ATP-binding protein yields the protein MKYYGICPASCGEFVQGVMDRAEYLCSYAVDLYSTAEVEEKLNNINLGPLKSRKAIEAVFKKFNIPVEESKNISLKIRSKIPVGKGMASSTADIGATIGATLRLIKKELSSEEISKLASTIEPTDSIYIEKNSIFNPLNGEVIRHLGHVKDLRVVILEPNRTLNTMRIRKAPNYKKIKAQNKEIIKISFSLLEEGIKSNDMHKIGKASIFSSLANESIHKKEGLEKIIEISKNYGAYGVNVAHSGTVVGILIDKSMDDTRLIELLRNVGLDSVYKKMYTSNIIDGGIRAEQAWI
- the cbiB gene encoding adenosylcobinamide-phosphate synthase CbiB; the encoded protein is MNILSIYIGYIIDLIIGDPYSFPHPVRFIGKLIKITEDQIRKVAKNDKALKIGGFILWFITVGVTYLVTYLIVKLSSLIPGGFLIANSFLIYTTLATKCLKDEAVKIYELLKTKDIEKARVQVSYIVGRDTTHLDEGEIIRATVETVAENTVDGIIAPMFYAFIGGAPLAMAYKAINTLDSTVGYKNDKYKDLGFASAKIDDIANFIPARISSILMAIGSFILKYNYKDALKISIRDRKNHKSPNCAYPEGAVAGALGIQLGGINIYFGKAVYKPTIGDKHREIEVDDIVKTNKIMYATSITSIVVFTIIFKFLY